A genomic segment from Sphingopyxis sp. DBS4 encodes:
- a CDS encoding XrtA/PEP-CTERM system amidotransferase, with protein sequence MCGIAGIYHLETAKPVDPARVRAMLHPMAHRGPDGSGDWTAPGVGLGHLRLSIIDIAGSPQPMASDDEAVTLTYNGEIYNFRELRAELEDRGHRFRTSGDTEVIIAAWRQWGVECLSRLNGMFAFAIHDHARGCLFLARDRLGVKPLHHVRLSDGSVAFASELKGLLRHPLLRQEANLSAVEDFLALGYVPDDACIVAGVEKLPAGHYLLLERGKPVPAPTRWWAPDFSKRVRASEGEAAEHLIHLMRTAVTDRMVADVPLGAFLSGGVDSSAVVALMAEASAKAVKTCTIGFDQAALDETAYAQQIAERFATDHRTRTVAAGDFALIDRIADMFDEPFADASALPTYRVCELAREDVTVALSGDGADEAFAGYRRLVFQHQEERLRGMIPRFLRKGLFGPLARVWPQMDWAPRPLRARATLASLSRSGAEGYAEAVGVTGPAQRARLFNDAAVHALGDHIGEARYWKAMAEAPAAEPLDRAQYADLMIWLPGDILTKTDRMSMAVSLEAREPLLDYRLIEFAATLPASMRVQGGTGKAILKKAMERYLPHDILYRPKMGFVTPVSRWFRGPLVEQAKALATSSTLTRSGWFDMAEIERIVAAHQSGRRDHGRLIWQFFMLEKSLAKLFGI encoded by the coding sequence ATGTGCGGGATCGCAGGCATTTATCATCTCGAGACGGCCAAGCCGGTCGATCCCGCTCGCGTCCGCGCCATGCTGCACCCGATGGCGCATCGCGGCCCCGACGGTTCGGGCGATTGGACCGCGCCGGGGGTCGGGCTCGGCCACCTCCGCCTGTCGATCATCGACATCGCGGGCAGCCCGCAGCCGATGGCGAGCGACGACGAGGCGGTGACGCTTACCTACAACGGCGAAATCTATAATTTCCGCGAACTGCGCGCTGAGCTCGAGGATCGCGGCCACCGCTTCCGCACCAGCGGCGATACCGAGGTGATCATCGCGGCGTGGCGTCAGTGGGGCGTCGAATGCCTGTCGCGCCTCAATGGCATGTTCGCCTTCGCGATCCACGATCATGCGCGCGGCTGCCTGTTCCTCGCGCGCGACCGGCTGGGGGTGAAGCCGCTCCATCACGTCCGCCTGTCGGACGGATCGGTGGCGTTCGCCTCCGAACTCAAGGGCCTGCTCCGCCATCCGCTGCTGCGGCAGGAGGCCAATCTGTCGGCGGTCGAGGATTTCCTCGCGCTGGGCTATGTCCCCGACGATGCTTGCATCGTCGCGGGGGTCGAGAAATTGCCCGCGGGCCATTATCTGCTCCTCGAACGCGGCAAGCCGGTGCCCGCGCCGACGCGCTGGTGGGCGCCCGATTTCTCGAAGCGCGTCCGGGCGAGCGAAGGCGAGGCCGCCGAGCATCTGATCCACCTGATGCGTACCGCGGTGACCGACCGCATGGTCGCCGATGTGCCGCTTGGTGCCTTTCTGTCGGGCGGGGTGGACAGCAGCGCGGTCGTCGCGCTGATGGCCGAGGCGAGCGCCAAGGCGGTCAAAACCTGCACGATCGGCTTCGACCAGGCGGCGCTCGACGAGACGGCCTATGCGCAGCAAATCGCCGAACGCTTCGCGACCGATCACCGCACCCGTACCGTCGCCGCGGGCGACTTCGCGCTGATCGACCGGATCGCCGATATGTTCGACGAGCCCTTTGCCGATGCGAGCGCGCTGCCGACCTACCGCGTCTGCGAACTCGCGCGCGAGGATGTGACCGTCGCGCTCTCGGGCGACGGCGCCGACGAAGCGTTTGCGGGCTATCGCCGCCTCGTCTTCCAGCATCAGGAGGAACGGCTGCGCGGGATGATCCCGCGTTTCCTGCGCAAGGGGTTGTTCGGCCCGCTGGCGCGCGTCTGGCCGCAGATGGACTGGGCGCCGCGTCCGCTGCGCGCGCGCGCGACGCTCGCGAGCCTGTCGCGGAGCGGGGCGGAGGGCTATGCCGAGGCGGTCGGGGTGACCGGCCCCGCGCAGCGCGCGCGCCTGTTCAACGATGCCGCGGTCCATGCGCTCGGTGATCATATCGGCGAAGCGCGTTACTGGAAGGCGATGGCCGAGGCGCCCGCCGCCGAACCGCTCGACCGCGCCCAATATGCCGACCTGATGATCTGGCTGCCCGGCGACATATTGACCAAGACCGACCGGATGAGCATGGCGGTCAGCCTCGAGGCGCGCGAACCCCTGCTCGATTATCGCCTGATCGAATTCGCCGCGACCCTGCCGGCGTCGATGCGCGTGCAGGGCGGCACCGGCAAGGCGATCCTCAAGAAGGCGATGGAGCGTTATCTGCCGCACGACATTCTCTATCGTCCCAAGATGGGGTTCGTGACGCCGGTGTCGCGCTGGTTCCGCGGGCCGCTGGTCGAGCAGGCGAAGGCGCTCGCGACGTCGTCGACGCTGACGCGCTCGGGCTGGTTCGACATGGCCGAGATCGAACGCATCGTCGCCGCGCACCAGTCGGGCCGCCGCGACCATGGGCGGCTGATCTGGCAATTCTTCATGCTGGAGAAATCGCTGGCGAAGCTGTTCGGGATTTGA
- a CDS encoding copper resistance protein CopC, translating to MLKSFLPSAAAAVAMLVTPIAASAHTRLMASTPAAGSTASKVTSVSLHFSEKLIPATIKTSLVMTAMPGMTDHPPMKIPYSSAMGKDGKSMTLLLKRPLAAGSYTLSWSAAGADTHHMGSEFSFTVK from the coding sequence ATGCTCAAGTCCTTTCTTCCGTCCGCAGCGGCAGCCGTCGCCATGCTGGTGACGCCGATCGCGGCAAGCGCGCACACCCGGCTCATGGCTTCGACCCCCGCAGCCGGCTCGACGGCCTCGAAAGTGACGTCGGTGAGCCTGCACTTCAGTGAGAAACTCATTCCCGCGACGATCAAGACCAGCCTCGTCATGACCGCCATGCCCGGAATGACCGATCATCCGCCGATGAAAATTCCCTATTCGTCGGCGATGGGCAAGGATGGAAAGTCGATGACGCTCCTGCTCAAGCGCCCGCTCGCGGCGGGCAGCTACACGCTGAGCTGGTCGGCCGCGGGCGCGGACACGCATCACATGGGCAGCGAATTCAGCTTCACGGTGAAATAG
- a CDS encoding periplasmic heavy metal sensor, with the protein MPSRRVLLVCLIAFAAAIAGVFVGRLATDTPRASETELHALLHSQLDLTAAQKVRIDTIEADFVGRRRALEQEMRAANVALAQAIEAEHGYGPRVTEAIDHSHRVMGTLQKETLEHLFAMRAVLDRDQARMFDKSVVKALTADAR; encoded by the coding sequence ATGCCCTCTCGCCGCGTGCTTCTGGTCTGCCTCATCGCCTTTGCCGCCGCCATCGCCGGGGTGTTCGTCGGCCGTCTGGCGACCGACACCCCGAGAGCCAGTGAAACCGAGCTTCATGCGCTCCTGCACAGCCAGCTCGACCTGACGGCCGCGCAGAAGGTCCGGATCGACACGATCGAGGCCGATTTCGTGGGCCGCCGGCGCGCACTGGAGCAGGAGATGCGCGCCGCCAATGTGGCGCTCGCGCAGGCGATCGAGGCCGAGCACGGCTATGGCCCGCGCGTCACCGAGGCGATCGACCATAGCCATCGGGTCATGGGAACGCTGCAAAAGGAAACGCTGGAACATCTCTTTGCGATGCGCGCCGTCCTCGACCGCGATCAGGCGCGCATGTTCGACAAGAGCGTGGTCAAGGCGCTGACCGCCGATGCGCGGTGA
- a CDS encoding ribonuclease translates to MAEWLYEAGIGECRAALVEDGVIVEARIERDGDGPRVGAVVAARLVEAGKVVLDAPGDPLATLSPPPGLSLGTRLTVEITRMALRERGRDKPARARLSDRAVGAGPDLRARIAATEYPVAELSAMGLDRLEEAGWSELIGHIRAGHWPFAGGALWVDTTPAMTLIDIDGDGSGLALARAGAAAAAHVIRCCDIGGSIGIDFPTLAGRAERQAIDALVDEWLPPPFERTAINGFGLMQIIRRRERPSLVEQVRFDPAATDAALLLRQAERAKGAGALQLTARPAVADHIAAHPGWVAELQKRTGRPVEIVRDAQAKGAGHAQ, encoded by the coding sequence TTGGCTGAGTGGCTTTATGAAGCCGGTATCGGCGAATGCCGCGCCGCGCTGGTCGAGGACGGGGTGATCGTCGAAGCGCGGATCGAGCGTGACGGCGACGGGCCGCGCGTCGGTGCGGTGGTGGCGGCGCGGCTGGTCGAGGCGGGCAAGGTTGTGCTTGATGCGCCCGGCGATCCGCTCGCGACGCTGTCCCCGCCGCCCGGGCTTTCGCTGGGAACGCGCCTGACCGTCGAGATAACGCGCATGGCGCTGCGCGAGCGCGGCCGCGACAAGCCGGCGCGCGCGCGCCTGTCCGACCGGGCGGTGGGCGCCGGTCCCGATCTGCGCGCACGTATCGCGGCGACGGAATATCCGGTCGCCGAGCTGAGCGCGATGGGCCTCGACCGTCTGGAGGAAGCGGGCTGGTCCGAGCTAATCGGGCATATCCGCGCGGGGCACTGGCCGTTCGCGGGCGGCGCGCTGTGGGTCGATACGACGCCCGCGATGACGCTGATCGACATCGACGGCGACGGAAGCGGGCTGGCGCTCGCGCGAGCCGGGGCCGCCGCGGCGGCGCATGTCATTCGCTGCTGCGATATTGGCGGGTCGATCGGCATCGATTTCCCGACCCTCGCCGGCCGGGCCGAGCGGCAGGCGATCGACGCGCTGGTCGACGAATGGCTGCCGCCGCCCTTCGAGCGCACCGCGATCAACGGCTTCGGCCTGATGCAGATCATCCGCCGCCGCGAGCGGCCGTCGCTGGTCGAGCAGGTGCGATTCGATCCTGCCGCCACCGACGCCGCGCTGTTGCTGCGCCAGGCCGAACGGGCAAAGGGCGCGGGCGCGTTGCAACTGACTGCGCGCCCGGCCGTTGCCGATCATATCGCGGCGCATCCCGGCTGGGTCGCCGAGTTGCAGAAACGCACCGGGCGACCGGTCGAGATTGTGCGCGATGCCCAAGCGAAAGGAGCGGGCCATGCCCAATGA
- a CDS encoding nucleoside triphosphate pyrophosphatase — MPALVLASTSPRRRELLARIGLTPARIAAPDIDETPLKGELPRAYVARLATGKALAVERAADEVVLAGDTTVAVGRRILEKPVDEADLRRMLGLLSGRRHHVWSGVCVVGADGRPRVRVADTTVAFKVLSQAEIDWYVEGGEGMGKAGGYAIQGKAEIFVRFLSGSHSNVVGLPLFEARALLSSAGVPLG; from the coding sequence ATTCCGGCTCTCGTATTGGCTTCGACCTCGCCGCGCCGCCGCGAGCTGCTGGCGCGGATCGGCCTGACGCCCGCGCGTATCGCGGCCCCCGACATCGATGAGACGCCGCTGAAAGGCGAACTGCCGCGCGCCTATGTCGCGCGGCTCGCGACCGGCAAGGCGCTGGCCGTCGAGCGCGCGGCGGACGAAGTCGTGCTCGCGGGTGACACGACCGTCGCGGTCGGGCGCCGCATCCTCGAAAAGCCGGTCGACGAAGCCGACCTTCGCCGGATGCTCGGCCTGCTTTCGGGGCGGCGCCATCATGTCTGGTCGGGCGTCTGCGTCGTCGGTGCCGACGGACGCCCGCGCGTTCGCGTCGCCGACACGACCGTGGCGTTCAAGGTGCTGAGCCAGGCCGAAATCGACTGGTATGTCGAAGGCGGCGAGGGGATGGGCAAGGCAGGCGGCTATGCGATCCAGGGCAAGGCCGAAATCTTCGTCCGCTTCCTGTCGGGCAGCCATTCCAACGTCGTCGGCCTGCCGCTGTTCGAGGCGCGCGCGCTATTGAGCAGCGCCGGCGTGCCGCTTGGCTGA
- a CDS encoding DNA gyrase inhibitor YacG, protein MPNEAAAEPDKCPLCGKPRVQQYRPFCSRGCRDRDLNHWFDERYRTPAHEGPDGGTDDARFEGD, encoded by the coding sequence ATGCCCAATGAAGCCGCCGCCGAACCCGACAAATGCCCGCTTTGCGGCAAGCCGCGCGTCCAGCAATATCGGCCGTTCTGCAGCCGCGGCTGCCGCGATCGCGACCTCAATCACTGGTTCGACGAACGCTATCGCACCCCCGCGCACGAAGGGCCCGACGGGGGCACCGACGACGCCCGGTTCGAAGGCGATTGA
- a CDS encoding GNAT family N-acetyltransferase, which yields MTVHPAFPISVADAAPLAVRVADPLSLSDELAKAWDRLADEASEPNPFAERWCLQPALHLLDPERRARLVMVRADGAGPLVGVMPLAPAVKYGRLPLRHVTGWAHANHFHGAPLVRAGMETLFWSILLGWCDAANWTQTLLHVPRLTEDGPLHRALVEVARGRGGEAEVVHREERALLDSDLSAEAYWDEAVRAKKRKELRRQANRLAEQGEMAFRRWQPGEAVEPWIDAFLDLEARGWKGRAGSALASHGETEAWFRAIVTAAAGADKLDMRLLALDDRPLAMLINFLSSPGGFSFKTAFDEDFARFSPGVLLQQANLDLLGDDRIDWVDSCAAPGHPMIDSVWRERRHLVWVNAPLAGGADRLRFKALVGVEKMWRRWKRAASAENNL from the coding sequence ATGACGGTCCACCCCGCCTTTCCGATCAGCGTCGCCGATGCCGCGCCGCTTGCCGTGCGTGTCGCCGACCCGCTGTCGCTTTCGGACGAGTTGGCGAAGGCGTGGGACCGGCTGGCGGACGAGGCGAGCGAGCCGAATCCCTTCGCCGAACGCTGGTGCCTGCAACCCGCGCTCCATCTGCTCGATCCCGAGCGGCGGGCGCGGCTGGTGATGGTGCGGGCCGACGGCGCGGGGCCGTTGGTCGGCGTGATGCCGCTCGCGCCCGCGGTGAAATATGGGCGTCTACCGCTCCGGCATGTGACCGGATGGGCGCACGCCAATCATTTCCACGGCGCGCCGCTGGTCCGCGCCGGGATGGAGACGCTCTTCTGGTCGATCCTGCTCGGCTGGTGCGACGCCGCGAACTGGACGCAAACCTTGCTCCATGTGCCGCGCCTGACCGAGGACGGGCCGTTGCATCGCGCGCTGGTCGAGGTTGCGCGCGGACGCGGGGGCGAGGCGGAAGTCGTCCACCGCGAGGAGCGCGCGCTCCTCGACAGCGATCTCTCGGCCGAAGCCTATTGGGATGAAGCAGTGCGCGCGAAGAAGCGCAAGGAGCTTCGCCGCCAGGCGAACCGGCTCGCCGAACAGGGCGAGATGGCGTTTCGCCGCTGGCAACCGGGCGAGGCGGTCGAGCCCTGGATCGACGCGTTTCTTGATCTCGAAGCGCGCGGCTGGAAAGGCCGGGCCGGATCGGCGCTCGCCAGCCATGGCGAGACCGAAGCGTGGTTTCGCGCGATCGTCACGGCCGCCGCCGGCGCCGACAAGCTCGACATGCGCCTGCTCGCGCTCGACGATCGGCCGCTCGCGATGCTGATCAATTTCCTCAGCTCGCCGGGCGGCTTTTCGTTCAAGACCGCGTTCGACGAGGATTTCGCCCGCTTCTCGCCCGGCGTGCTGCTGCAACAGGCGAATCTCGATCTGTTGGGCGATGATCGCATCGACTGGGTCGATAGCTGCGCCGCGCCCGGCCATCCGATGATCGACAGCGTCTGGCGCGAGCGCCGCCATCTCGTCTGGGTCAACGCGCCGCTTGCGGGCGGCGCCGACCGGCTGCGCTTCAAGGCGCTGGTCGGCGTGGAAAAAATGTGGCGGCGCTGGAAACGCGCCGCGTCTGCTGAAAATAATCTATAG
- a CDS encoding RNA polymerase sigma factor, protein MSADPSQWSDADLAALARAGREDACRELLNRYKAGVYRLIVRQTGDTEEAMDLTQEAFVAGFAAIDRYDGERPFRIWISRIAINKCRDWARRRKVRAFFARALPIEAAHDVASGTPLPDSEAGDRSELARVRAAIADLPRNLREVLLLRGVEEMSQAETAALLGVSEKTIETRLYRARAKLRQLLADIDAVSDRLA, encoded by the coding sequence GTGAGTGCCGACCCGTCGCAATGGTCGGACGCGGACCTGGCCGCGCTTGCGCGCGCCGGGCGCGAAGACGCCTGCCGTGAACTGCTGAATCGCTACAAGGCCGGGGTCTACCGGCTGATTGTCCGGCAGACCGGCGATACCGAGGAGGCGATGGATTTGACGCAGGAAGCCTTTGTCGCGGGTTTCGCGGCGATCGATCGCTATGATGGCGAGCGGCCCTTTCGCATCTGGATCAGCCGGATCGCGATCAACAAGTGCCGCGACTGGGCGCGGCGGCGCAAGGTGCGCGCCTTTTTCGCGCGCGCTCTCCCGATCGAAGCGGCGCACGATGTCGCCAGCGGCACACCGCTGCCCGATAGCGAGGCGGGCGATCGGTCCGAACTCGCCCGCGTCCGCGCCGCGATAGCCGATCTGCCCCGGAATTTGCGCGAGGTTCTGCTGCTGCGCGGAGTGGAAGAGATGAGCCAGGCGGAAACGGCGGCGCTGCTCGGCGTCAGCGAGAAGACGATCGAAACGCGGCTCTATCGCGCACGCGCGAAACTGCGGCAATTGCTTGCCGATATTGATGCAGTGAGCGACCGATTGGCGTGA
- the infA gene encoding translation initiation factor IF-1: protein MAKEELLEMRGQVVELLPNAMFRVKLENDHEILGHTAGKMRKNRIRVLVGDEVLVELTPYDLTKGRITYRFK, encoded by the coding sequence ATGGCGAAAGAAGAACTTCTGGAAATGCGCGGCCAGGTGGTCGAACTGCTCCCCAACGCGATGTTCCGCGTGAAGCTGGAAAATGATCACGAAATTCTCGGCCACACGGCCGGCAAGATGCGCAAGAACCGCATTCGCGTTCTGGTGGGCGACGAAGTGCTCGTCGAACTCACCCCCTATGACCTGACCAAGGGTCGGATCACCTATCGCTTCAAGTGA
- a CDS encoding copper resistance system multicopper oxidase: protein MNMQINRRRFVSGVLGGGAAAAAWFPAWAQPVSSGITAPIPTVSGSDITLRIARQTLRIDGKPSRAIGINGTVPAPLVRLKEGQTARLTVVNDLDEDSSIHWHGLLLPFQMDGVPGVSFPGIRPRSTFVYEFPVIQSGTYWYHSHSGLQEQIGHYGPIVIDPEGADPIAYDREHVVVLSDHSRISPEAIFHKLKVDPGHFNRQRQTLSGLLAGKDQPLGERIDWGRMRMDPTDVADVNGSTYSFLVNGHGPRDNWTALFHPGERVRLRIINASAMSIFNVRIPGLRMTVVQADGLNIVPVETDEFQIAVAETYDVIVTPVEDRAYTLVAEANDRSGMGRATLAPRPGMVAEVPPLRPRPLATMKDMGMGDMGAMTSGDAACPAEHAAMGHCTPAGDGGAMAGMDHGSGSAMDHRMRDFDAAPQVRRDPGVQTISPMPVDRMGEPGQGLEDAGHAVLTYKDLVALDRNPDVRAPERSLDIHLTGNMERFMWSFDGMKMSDHHEPIPFIEGERVRVNLINDSMMSHPIHLHGHFFELVTGKGDRAPRKHTVLVQPGGIATFDFTADAVGDWAFHCHLLYHMYAGMMRVVSVRPRGEAA, encoded by the coding sequence ATGAACATGCAGATCAACAGGCGTCGGTTCGTCAGCGGGGTTTTGGGGGGCGGGGCCGCGGCGGCGGCATGGTTCCCCGCCTGGGCGCAGCCGGTGTCGTCCGGCATCACCGCTCCTATCCCGACGGTGTCGGGCAGCGACATCACGCTGCGCATCGCGCGCCAGACATTGCGGATCGACGGCAAGCCGAGCCGCGCGATCGGGATCAATGGGACGGTGCCGGCGCCGCTGGTGCGCCTGAAGGAAGGGCAGACGGCAAGGCTCACCGTCGTCAACGACCTCGACGAGGACAGCTCGATCCACTGGCACGGGCTTCTTCTTCCGTTTCAGATGGACGGCGTTCCGGGGGTCAGTTTTCCGGGGATCAGGCCGCGCTCGACGTTCGTCTACGAATTTCCGGTAATCCAGTCGGGCACCTATTGGTATCATAGCCATTCGGGCCTGCAGGAACAGATCGGCCATTATGGACCGATCGTCATCGACCCCGAAGGCGCCGATCCGATCGCCTATGACCGCGAGCATGTCGTCGTGCTGTCCGATCACAGCCGGATTTCGCCCGAGGCGATCTTTCACAAGCTCAAGGTCGACCCCGGCCATTTCAACCGGCAGCGCCAGACGCTGTCCGGTCTGCTCGCCGGCAAGGATCAGCCGCTAGGGGAGCGGATCGACTGGGGCCGGATGCGGATGGACCCGACCGACGTCGCCGACGTCAACGGTTCGACCTACAGTTTCCTCGTCAACGGCCACGGCCCGCGCGACAATTGGACCGCGCTCTTTCATCCGGGCGAGCGCGTCCGGCTGCGCATCATCAACGCCTCCGCGATGTCGATATTCAATGTCCGTATCCCGGGGTTGCGGATGACGGTCGTGCAAGCCGACGGCCTCAATATCGTCCCGGTCGAGACCGACGAGTTCCAGATCGCGGTTGCCGAGACCTATGACGTCATCGTGACCCCGGTCGAGGACCGTGCCTATACGCTCGTCGCCGAAGCCAATGATCGGTCGGGGATGGGGCGGGCGACGCTTGCGCCGCGCCCCGGCATGGTGGCGGAGGTTCCGCCGCTGCGACCGCGGCCGCTCGCGACCATGAAGGATATGGGGATGGGCGACATGGGGGCGATGACGAGCGGGGACGCCGCGTGTCCCGCCGAACATGCCGCGATGGGGCATTGCACGCCGGCGGGCGACGGCGGGGCGATGGCGGGCATGGATCACGGATCGGGCAGCGCCATGGATCATCGGATGCGCGACTTCGACGCCGCGCCGCAGGTCAGGCGCGACCCGGGCGTGCAGACGATCTCGCCGATGCCCGTCGACCGGATGGGCGAGCCCGGCCAGGGGCTCGAGGATGCCGGGCACGCGGTCCTGACCTACAAGGACCTCGTCGCGCTCGACCGTAATCCCGACGTTCGCGCCCCCGAACGCTCGCTCGACATCCATCTGACCGGCAATATGGAGCGCTTCATGTGGTCGTTCGACGGCATGAAGATGTCGGATCACCACGAACCGATCCCCTTCATCGAGGGCGAGCGGGTGCGCGTGAACCTGATCAACGATTCGATGATGAGCCACCCGATCCATCTCCACGGCCATTTCTTTGAGCTGGTCACCGGGAAGGGCGACCGGGCGCCGCGCAAGCATACGGTGCTCGTCCAGCCGGGAGGGATCGCGACCTTTGATTTCACCGCCGACGCGGTCGGCGACTGGGCGTTCCACTGTCACCTCCTCTATCACATGTATGCGGGCATGATGCGCGTCGTCAGCGTCCGTCCGCGAGGAGAGGCGGCATGA
- a CDS encoding cupin-like domain-containing protein — protein MTAHQTIDQPVFPAETLARMEALYPAEAGLLHHRLPDHPLLSLEALAALGERLPDAQVEYNPGELPIGIRPEDIPSNGLSIGETIRTIDTNRSWAVLKNIETMPDYRTLLMDLLGELEPVVAPRTGAMLTPQGFIFISSPGSITPFHFDPEHNILLQLRGTKVMNVWPAGDERFAHRTEHERYHLGGHRNLPWQEEFRDRAQQVPLGPGDAVLMPVMAPHFVANGDAPSISLSITWRSEWSYRESEAHAANATLRRIGLDPAMPPRWPSYAWAKTIGWRVARKLKLVS, from the coding sequence ATGACGGCCCATCAGACCATCGACCAGCCCGTCTTTCCCGCCGAAACGCTCGCGCGGATGGAGGCGCTCTATCCCGCGGAGGCAGGACTTCTGCATCACCGCCTGCCCGACCATCCCCTGCTGTCGCTCGAAGCGCTGGCGGCGCTCGGCGAACGCCTGCCCGACGCGCAGGTCGAATATAATCCCGGCGAACTGCCGATCGGGATCCGGCCCGAGGATATCCCGTCGAACGGCCTGTCGATCGGCGAGACGATCCGCACGATCGACACCAACCGCAGCTGGGCGGTGCTCAAGAATATCGAGACGATGCCCGATTATCGCACGCTGCTGATGGATCTGCTCGGCGAGCTCGAACCCGTTGTCGCGCCGCGCACCGGGGCGATGCTGACGCCGCAGGGCTTCATCTTCATTTCCTCGCCCGGATCGATCACGCCGTTCCACTTCGATCCCGAGCATAATATCCTGCTGCAATTGCGCGGCACCAAGGTGATGAACGTCTGGCCCGCGGGCGACGAACGTTTCGCGCATCGCACCGAACATGAGCGATATCATCTGGGCGGGCACCGCAATCTGCCGTGGCAGGAGGAATTTCGCGATCGCGCGCAGCAGGTGCCGCTCGGTCCGGGCGATGCCGTGCTGATGCCGGTGATGGCGCCGCATTTCGTCGCCAATGGCGACGCGCCCTCGATCTCGCTGTCGATCACCTGGCGCAGCGAATGGAGTTACCGCGAGTCCGAGGCGCATGCCGCCAACGCCACGCTGCGCCGCATCGGGCTCGACCCCGCGATGCCGCCGCGCTGGCCGAGCTATGCCTGGGCGAAAACCATCGGCTGGCGGGTGGCGCGCAAGCTGAAACTCGTGTCCTGA
- the copD gene encoding copper homeostasis membrane protein CopD: protein MGDLVLIGIRFALYTDLMLVAGLTAFPLYALTRQDRARPELTDRIWCAERWLCAAGLLLSALGMGMLAASMQGVGLLALDAQSFQAIVRQSDVGTAWLYRSAALAAALAASIWTRRWPTAVAALLAAAGLVAVGTLAWSGHAGATEGTAGTIHRISDIVHIAAASVWIGAIAAFLLLLSPRRSGPPPGTIAIAARSLDRFSVVGTICVLTIAGTGLINGQMIIGAENLGRSLAAPYGQGLLAKLALFALMLALAAANRWRLTPALSAAVARMEARDDANPSEAIAALCKSLIAEATAAFAILALVAWFGTLDPFGGEAM, encoded by the coding sequence GTGGGCGATCTCGTCCTGATCGGCATCCGGTTCGCGCTCTATACGGACCTGATGCTCGTCGCCGGTCTCACCGCTTTTCCCCTTTACGCCCTGACGCGGCAAGACCGCGCAAGGCCCGAACTGACGGACAGGATCTGGTGCGCCGAACGATGGCTCTGCGCGGCGGGTCTTCTCCTGTCGGCGCTCGGCATGGGGATGCTCGCGGCATCGATGCAGGGCGTCGGGCTCCTCGCGCTCGACGCCCAATCCTTTCAGGCCATCGTCCGGCAAAGCGACGTCGGCACCGCCTGGCTCTATCGCAGCGCCGCGCTCGCCGCCGCGCTGGCGGCGTCGATCTGGACGAGGCGGTGGCCGACCGCCGTCGCCGCACTGCTCGCGGCGGCGGGCCTGGTGGCGGTCGGCACGCTTGCCTGGTCGGGTCACGCCGGCGCGACCGAGGGAACTGCCGGGACCATCCACCGGATCAGCGACATCGTGCATATCGCGGCAGCGTCGGTGTGGATCGGGGCGATCGCTGCCTTTCTGCTGCTGCTGTCTCCACGGCGCAGCGGCCCGCCGCCGGGGACGATCGCAATCGCCGCGCGCAGCCTCGATCGCTTTTCGGTCGTGGGGACGATCTGCGTCCTGACCATTGCGGGAACCGGGCTCATCAACGGTCAGATGATCATCGGCGCGGAGAATCTCGGCCGGTCGCTCGCGGCTCCCTATGGACAAGGGCTTCTCGCCAAGCTCGCGCTGTTCGCGCTCATGCTCGCCCTCGCCGCCGCCAATCGCTGGCGGCTCACCCCGGCGCTCAGCGCCGCCGTCGCGCGGATGGAAGCACGCGACGACGCGAACCCGTCCGAAGCGATCGCCGCCCTGTGCAAGAGCCTGATCGCCGAAGCGACGGCCGCTTTCGCGATCCTGGCCCTGGTCGCCTGGTTCGGGACGCTCGATCCTTTCGGCGGCGAAGCGATGTGA